One Epinephelus lanceolatus isolate andai-2023 chromosome 10, ASM4190304v1, whole genome shotgun sequence genomic region harbors:
- the irgq2 gene encoding immunity-related GTPase family, q2 — protein sequence MADVLKSLNLLETLKESIELNKLSDVKDAVEDLLISRINLAVIGDRGDEKATFINSLRGLGPGDDGAAPSQSTVAPEEVAGYPNPKHPDFRLWDLPPVPSTSPFEPEGYMDKFKFPRYNAVVMTFTQTPQPNSVEVFLEARSLQQQTVYFILLASAKDTEKSLEEKRKASVDVLTSQGVTLPKVYLVRPSTLERFDFPGLLEDMGRDLPEIRAHALLFALPTLTSALVTQKKEAFKALVWAAASLSGGVSAIPVPLVASMVDSSVAVRILTKAQLSLCLDDESVERLARQRGMDPTRLKGLRTCVLSVEVSKGEVKKRLVAAEKDLATVSSKLVEMAMPRHARSASRSFAAMLQALNGAIDEMAADAEKIVAVALVEGK from the coding sequence ATGGCTGATGTTTTGAAAAGCCTGAACCTCCTTGAGACCCTGAAAGAGTCCATAGAACTCAATAAGTTATCAGATGTCAAGGATGCAGTTGAGGATCTCCTGATCAGCAGGATCAACTTAGCTGTGATAGGGGACCGTGGGGATGAAAAAGCCACCTTTATAAACTCCCTCCGAGGCCTCGGTCCTGGGGACGATGGAGCAGCGCCGTCTCAGTCCACTGTTGCTCCGGAGGAAGTGGCAGGCTACCCAAACCCTAAACATCCTGACTTTCGGCTGTGGGATCTGCCACCCGTCCCATCCACCTCTCCATTTGAACCCGAGGGATACATGGATAAATTTAAGTTCCCGCGCTACAATGCTGTCGTcatgacattcacacagacgCCCCAACCCAACAGTGTGGAGGTGTTCCtggaggctcggtcactgcagcagcaaaccGTGTACTTTATTCTCTTAGCTTCAgcaaaagacacagaaaagagcctggaagaaaagaggaaagccAGTGTGGACGTGCTGACATCACAGGGTGTGACACTGCCGAAAGTCTACCTGGTGAGACCCTCCACCCTGGAGAGGTTTGACTTCCCTGGTCTGTTGGAGGACATGGGAAGAGACCTTCCAGAGATCAGAGCCCACGCCCTTCTCTTTGCTCTCCCGACGCTTACCTCCGCTCTGGTCACTCAGAAAAAAGAAGCATTCAAAGCACTAGTGTGGGCTGCCGCCTCGCTATCTGGTGGAGTGTCGGCTATTCCTGTTCCCCTTGTGGCCTCTATGGTGGACTCAAGTGTAGCAGTGCGCATTCTAACCAAAGCACAATTATCACTGTGCCTGGACGATGAATCAGTCGAGCGGCTGGCCCGACAGCGAGGCATGGACCCCACAAGGCTCAAAGGACTGCGGACTTGTGTCCTGTCAGTGGAGGTCAGTAAAGGTGAAGTGAAAAAGCGGCTGGTGGCGGCAGAGAAGGACTTGGCCACGGTTTCGTCAAAGCTGGTGGAGATGGCGATGCCCAGACATGCCCGCTCTGCCAGTCGCTCATTTGCTGCCATGCTACAAGCCTTAAACGGCGCCATTGATGAAATGGCAGCTGACGCTGAGAAGATAGTGGCTGTTGCTCTTGTGGAGGGgaaatga